From the Nostoc sp. PCC 7107 genome, the window CAAAGATTCAAGGGCGATTTGAGGATATTGCTTTTACTGAGTCGGCTGGACAAATGATGAGTTTGATTGGTGCAGCAATTGACTCGTCAGCAGCAGACAATATCAAAGGTGCTACTAATGCTTACTCTGAGGATTGGAGTAAGTATTTAGCACCCATAATAGTAGATGAAGAAGTAACTCAGGAAGTTATCACAAAAGTTTATCCGCTACATCCTTTATCAGCTTTTGTGTTACCAAACCTTTGCCAAAAATATGCTCAAAATGACCGTTCTTTATTTACATTTTTAACGAGTCATGAACCTTTATCGTTTCGTAATTTTTTAGAAGAGGCAACGGTTAAAAATCATAAATTACCTTGTCTTAAACTATACCAAATTTACGACTATTTTATTGAATCTGTGGGAATGGGTTTAGCTTCTCGTCCTAATTTGCAACGATGGGTGGAAGTTCAAGATTTAATTAATGATGCTAAACGATTAGAAGAAGATAGTCTTAGAGTACTCAAAACTATCGGGATTTTGAACTTGATTACGGTGACAGGTTCACTGCGGGCGACTAGAAATTTAGTATCTTTGGCAATGTGCGATCGCCCGTCACCAGAAGAAATTAATTATTGGCAAGAAATTATTGATAAATTGCTAAAGCAAAACCTGATTACTCATCGTCGTCAACTAGATGAATTGCGGATTTGGCAAGGTTCTGATTTTAATGTTGACAGTGAGTTAAGTACATATATAGAACAAGAGCGATCGCCTTTAGTTAAACTATTATCTATACACTGTCCTCTCAAGCCTTTAGTCGCTCAACGTCACAGTTATAAAACGGGGACTTTGCGTTATTTTGAACGCCATTATTTAGATAATTCTCAAGATTTGCATCAGTTAAGTTGTAGTAGTGTCGATGCAGATGGTTTTGTCGGATATTGGGTAGATGATGAGGTTCCGAGTGTTGTTCCTGAAACAACTAGCGATGGTAAGCCGTTAGTGATTTTGAGTGCAGCTAACTTAGATATATTGCGAATTCGTACCCTGGAATTTGTAGCTTTAAGTAATATCAAAAAAACTGCTAAAGAGTTACAAACTGATGGGGTTGCAAGAAAAGAAGTAAATTATCGCCTACAAGAAGCTGAAGAATTTTTAAACGAAACCCTCAATCACTCCTTTAGTATTGGGGTGAATCAGCGTTGTTGGATTCAGGGACAAGTCGAAACACTCAACAACATTACTGACTTTAATAGTAAGCTGTCTGAGATTTGCGATCGCACTTATCATCACAGTCCCATTTTGTGGAATGAATTAATTAACCGCCGTGATTTAACCTCCCAAGGGGCGAAGGCTAGACGGGAATTGATTCAAGCGATGTTAGAACATCAGCATGAGGAAAGATTAAGCTTAGAAGGATATGGCCCGGAAGTGAGTATGTATTATTCTCTGTTAGAGGAAACAGGGATACACCGTCAAGAAGATGGAGACTGGGATTTTTACCCACCATTAGACAATTCCGGGTTAAACTCTCTGTGGGAAGCCGTTGAAAATTTTTGTTTAGCAGCCACAGAAACCAGCCAAACCTTTAATTTACTCTATCAACATTTAGCCGCGCCTCCATTTGGTGTAAAACAGGGTTCTATTCCCGTGATTTTAGCGGCTGTGCTTTTATATCACGCTGATGATTTGGGACTGTATCAAGACGGGACATTTATTCCCGTGTTGGGAACAGAACATTTTGAATTATTAGTCAAATATCCTGAACGGTTTGCTGTGAAGTATTTTGCAGTTGTCGGATTAAGGGCGGAAGTATTCAAAGAATTAGAGGCAATTTTACGCAATCCGCAGTTTAAAAATTTAGGTAAGGTGCGTAACGCTACGTTGTTAACAGTGGTGACTCCGCTTTATCAATTTGTTAAGAAACTGCCTAAATATACGAAACAAACTCAAAGACTTGTAGCAGAACCAAGCGCAATTTTAAAAGCATTACAAACCACTGTCGAACCCGACGAATTATTATTTAAAGCTTTACCCGCAGCTTGTAATTTACCTGCAATTGGAACGGAAGCTGGAGATGATGGGGTGACAGCGAGAACTTTACGAACTAAGTTAGTTCATGCTTTGAGAGATATTCATACAGCTTATGATCAATTATTGAGTGATTGTCAAAAATTGATTTATGAAGCTTTTGGGGTGAGAAGTCCAGAAACAAAATTGCGGGAAGATTTGCGAGTTAGGGCGAATTATTTAGCGGGAAAATGTATTGAACCTTTACTCAAACGCTTTATTCGGGCTGCATCGGATGAGACTAAAACTGATGCTCAATGGTTAGAAGCTTTGGTGATGATTGTCGCAGATAAACCTGCGGAATCATGGACTGATGATGATGCAACTGCCTTTGAAATGAAGTTAGCAGATTTAGTGCGACGGTTTATAAATCTCGAAGCCTTACAAAAAGAAGTCGCCGCCAAAGGGGAAGGTTTTGAAGCCCGACGCATCACCATGACTCGTCCCGATGGTCAAGAAATCAACCGCATGGTATGGGTAGATCATGGGAGAGCATCGCAGGTTGAGAAGTTGGTTGACGACATTTTAGCGAAATTACCTGATGATCAGCAGTTACGACAAGCTATTTTGGCCAAGTTAAGTGAAAGGATTTTAAGTTCTGATTTACCAGAGACGGTGACGCAGATTGGCGAAAAGCGCACTGATGAAAGTATCAAGGGGAAAAACTTCGGTTAAAACAAGCATTATGATCACAAAAGAGAACCTAATGAGCCTGTGTTTTATTTAAATTATCAGAGTTGGTGCGATCGCGTTCTTAAATTTCAAAAACCATTATGGAACAAATTACTCTTGCAGAACTTCCTGAAAATGTCCAAAACCTAATTAACCAAGCCCAAAAAACAGGTTAACCCCTCACTATAATTCAAAATGGTGTTCCCTTCGCTATCATTTCTCCTATTAGAAAAATATCTCTACTAGAAACCCTTTCTACTCTTGAAGCTTAGAAAAATCTAGTAACGCTTCTCCTAAATTTTCTAATTGTTCAATTGATAATCTTTTAATTCGCTCAATTAATGATTCATCAATTACCCCAATACGGCGATTTAGTAAACGCAGGATTAAGTCTTACCTCCCCTCTTGTTTGGCTTGTTCTCTGTTGAAACTTAACGATTTATGATGAATCTTGACGATACGCAAGAGTTATTTTTGACAGAGAAGCGTCAGGGACAAGAGTATCTTGGTTTCTATCTCCCACAGGGAAAGAAAGATGTGTTTAAGAGGTTGTTTGAAAAGTGGTCGGTTGTGATTATTAGCACTTCTTGATCCCCCCTAACCCCCCTTAAAAAGGGGGGAAATACTTCAAAGTCCCCCTTTTTAAGGGGGATTTAGGGGGATCTAAAATGTTTTGCTACCAACAAGAAGACTTTTAAAACATCCTCTAAGGAATACTGTCAATAAATTGACAGTACAATGAAGGATGAACTGGAGAAGTTTATTGATCAGTGCATATCTGATCCTAAATTCCAGCAATATTTAGAAATGAAGCGTAAGTTAAAAGATTAAATAATGTTTCGTTCTAGCCAATTTCAGATTTTTAGCTTAGACTGAATCGGGTTGATGTATAAAAGCACAACTTGTTAGGTTATAAAAACGTGATTAAAGCAGTAAATATACTATGATTTGTTAAAATTAACGAAAAAATGCTACAGACTATATCTGCATAATTGCTAAGATATTAGTAATACTAATATACTGGTCAAACAGCACGAAAAAGTCAGCATGGCAGAGAAAAAAGTTAGGCATATTTTGGGGCTTTCTGGGGGTAAGGATAGCACGGCTTTAGCGGTGTTACTGCATAAGGAAATTCCAGAGATGGAATATTTTTTTTGTGATACCCATAAGGAATTACCGGAAACTTACGATTATCTTGACCGCATTAAAGCCCGTCTGGGGATTAAAATTCATTATCTCAGTGATAAGCGCGGTTTTGACCATTGGTTAGCAATTCATGATGGTTTGTTACCTTCTCCCCAAATGCGGTGGTGTACGGTGAAGATGAAAATTAAGCCGTTGGAGGATTTTGTGGGGGATGATGAGGCTATTAGTTATGTTGGTATCCGTGCTGATGAAAACCGTGATGGTTATATCTCCACTAAACCTAATATTAAACCTGTGTTTCCTTTTAAGGAAAAGGGTTTAGTTAGGGCTGATATTATTCGGCTTTTAGAAGAAAGTGGAATTGGACTCCCTGACTATTATCGCTGGCGCAGTCGTTCTGGGTGTTTCTTCTGTTTCTTCCAACGCAAGTATGAATGGGTAATGTTGGCGCAGGAACATCCTGATTTATTTCAAAAGGCTGTTGAGTATGAATCTAATCATGCTGATGGTCGTACCTATACTTGGACTGATGGGGAAAGTTTATTGCAGCTTCTAGCACGCAAAGATGAAATTATTGCTCAACATGAAAAGTTAATGGCTAAAGAGAAAAAGGCTGCTCCTAATCGTCCTTTATTTGAAGCATTAGAAGACATTTTAGATCAAGAAGACGATGAGTTACCTTGTTTAGCTTGCCATTTGTGAATGATTGATTAAAAGTGTGATGACTATTTATCGTTGGACTGAAATATCTGGCATACCACAAGAACCAGGGATTTATGCTTGGTACTATTCACCTGAAATTACAGATTATGATTTAGAACTTGCTATAGAAAAAATTAACAAATTTAAGCAAAATAATGAGCGAGAATATGCTGCAAAGATAATTGAAAATTTTCTTGAAAAAAATATTTTTCAATATTTTCAAGAAGAACCATATCAAGCATTTCTCGAAGGTTCTTTAAAACCAACTTATAAAGGTTATCTTGAGCATAAGCCCATTATTTCAGACTCTTTAGTCTCAAGAATTCTTGAAGAACCAGAAAGACTGAAAACGGTGAAAAATGTTGTTCAGTCATCTGCACCTAATTTTGCTAGTCCTATATATATAGGAATGTCTGATAAACTAGGTAAAAGATTAAATCAGCATAAAAGATTGATAGAAAAATACCGAGAAGAAATATTCAAAGAAAATACAAAAATTAAAGACAAAGAAAATATAGACCAAAGCTTTGCAATGGAAGTATGTCGCAGAAATATTTTGCCTGCCCAATTGTTTGTTGTAATTAATATTATCAAAGATAATGGAAAAAGATATATAGACCTTGAAAATATTCTCAATAGAATTCATTATCCATTACTAGGAAGAAATTAAAAAAAATGTCACTAAAAATTCGTAGAGAATCTGCATTAAATTTGACCATTGAAGGCTCAATAGGATCGTTTAGGGTAGGAACAGGTAGAGAAGGTCAAAACTCTATTGAAGTTACGTATTTTCTGACTCATGTTGGACTTGATTTTTCTAGTAGCGCAAATGAAGCTTTGCTTAGTCATCTTGCTCCTGTAAGAGAAATTTTTGATATAAATCAGCTTGATTTTGATGAAATCATGCAAAGAGATATTGATGATGCCAGAGTTTCTTCTGAACTTATTCCCTATTTACTTGATGAAAAATCAGTCGATTTAGTAAAATTATTTCCTCCTATTGTTGTTGTTGTCCTTCCTATCCAAGAAGGAGAAAATAGACCAGCAAAGCTGTATCCGAAAGTAACTACTGATGAAAAACCTGAAACAGAAGAAGCAGGACAGTTTATATTACGTTCAGGTTCTATAGGTCAAGAAGTTTTTCAATTTGAACAACCTATTTCCGAAGGGCAAAAACTTAAACATGACTTAGTACGTTTTAAATTAAATACTCATAAGACGCGGTTAGTCATAGTCGATGGACAACATAGAGCAATGGCTTTACTTGCGTTATATAGAAATCTCAAGGATCAATGGTCAGATGAAAAACGTGCGCCCTTTAAAGAATACTATTCAGAATGGACACCTAAGTATATTCAAAAATTTAACTTAAAAGAAATAAATTTACCGATTATATTATGTACATTTCCTTCATTAGATGAGCAGTATTCTGGCAAATTTGATTTAAGAAAGGCTGCCAGAACAGTATTTCTCACATTAAATAGAGAAGCCAGAAAAGTATCAAGAACAAGAAATATTTTACTTGATGACAATGATATAATTGCTTGTTTTCTTCGTTCTTATTTATCTACAGTTAAGCAGAAAGATCAACGTTCTTCTTCTTCTTTACGTATCTCAAATATTGAACTTGATCAGTCAGATAAAGATAAGTTAAAAATCGAAAGTCCTATTGCTATTACAGGTGTTAGTCATCTCTACTATATTATAGAACACTTGCTTTTAAATAATGGTGGTGAGGTTAAGGGAGCAAAACCCAGATCGGGTAATTTTGCAAAACGAAAGGATTTAAATCTTTGTATGCAGAAATATCGTCTGAACGGTGCTAATTTGCTTGGATCTGAAATAGCTAATTCAACGAAACGTGATAATTTCACAATTTCCGTAGCAGAAAAATTACGTGAACAATTTGATGAAAAGTACGGTAATTTCATATTATCTATATTTGAAGGTTTCCTCCTTTATGAAAATCATAATAAAGCGGTTTTAGACCTTGAACAAAAAATTGAAAGTTACCAAGACCGTCAATTAAAACCTATTTTATTTGAAGGACAAGGTATTAGTCGAGTTTTTGATGCTCACAGAGAAAATTTAAAAAATAAAATTCAAGAAGGAGAATTGAGTAATATTCCAGAAATTCAAGCTATTACTCAAAGGCTTGATGCAACAGCAAAACGACTTAACGATGCTATAGAAGATTTCCGATATGAACGAGCAAACCTATGTATTAAATCAATATCAGATAAATCAGCCATCAGAGATTCTGAAGGAAAAATAAGTTATGGAGTCATACAATGGTTTAATGAACTCTACGACAATGTTCTCACAACAGTAGCTTTTCAAAGTGGATTAATTTGTGGCTTTTGGGGCGAAATAGAAAAGATAACTATTAAGTTAGGAGAAGAATATATAGATATTAAACAGTGCCTTGGAGAATATATTCAACAGTTAAACAATTTTTTTATTCCTAATAGTTCCAGCCAGCTTAAAAAATTAGTTAGCCTATTTAAAGGTGAAATTATTGGCAATATTTCAGATTGGAAAATAACACAAACTAATCATACTTTTCGCAACGTTGTATATCGTGGAGAGATGCAGCCAGATCAGTGGACAAAATACAAGTATCTAATTTTAGAAATTTGGCATCCAACTAATGAATTTTTAGCCAATACTCTTAATGAAGAGATAGAAAAATGTAGAGAGCAAATATTTCCTGCACTTTACAACTTATATACAACTGATTATTGTAAAGAAAATTCAAAACTTGAAGGAAACCTTAGCGAAAACGAAAAAAATATAATTTTTGACAAAGCTTTTACAGAATACAATATTTTTCTTAAAAATGTTAACGGAAAATCATTAGATCAACAAAAAATGAAAATAGCTTGTTCAGTTATTCCTGCATCAGAAATTGATGAATCTGACATGGAATAAATAGAGGTGAAATTTGAACTTCAACGATTTACTATCAAAAGCAGATGAAGAAATACTACAGCAATTATTAGGTAGTGCAACTTTTCATCTGCTCAAACTCCTAGAACCTAATTTAGTTCACCCTAGTAAACTCAGAGAAATTCTGTTAACCCTTCATACCCCAGAAGAATTACTATTATCAAAAGAAAAACGAGATTTAATTTTTGATTTAATTACGCCAGAACAAGCGAAAATTATCGCGGTTGTACTAGAAGCACCTGAAAATAAAGACCCTTATCAAGCATTAAAAAAACTTAAAATCAGTGGAAATTTAGAAAGTAAAAAATATTTGTTTAACTTTTTTGAAATACCACTTAAACCAAGAAACGAAAGTACAATTGAAACTCCTACAATAATTGAAAATACTCCAAAGTATCCTTTATTTGCACACCAACGAAAAGCAGCCAAGAAAGTAAAAAACTATCTGAGTCAAGAACCTCGCCGTGTGCTTCTTCATCTTCCCACTGGTGCAGGTAAAACCCGTACTGCAATGAATATTATTGCAGACCATCTCAGAAACAATGAACCCACATTAGTAATCTGGTTAGCCTATAGTGAAGAACTTTGCGAACAAGCAGTTACTGAATTTCAAAAAGCCTGGGACAGTTTAGGGAATCGCACCCTTTCAACTTACCGCTTTTGGGGCAACCATGAGATAGACTTAGCACAAGCGCAAGATGGCTTAGTAGTAGCAGGATTAGCGAAAGTCTACAACGCCGCTAAAAAGAGTATCCGCTTTATTAATCAACTGGGTGTGCGTTCTTCATTAGTAATTATCGACGAAGCCCATCAAGCAGTAGCCGAAACCTATAAACTCGTCTTAGATTCCCTCGTCGTCCCCTACGAAAAAACCGCCTTACTAGGACTAACCGCCACACCTGGACGCACTTGGGCTGATATTAACACCGATGCACAACTAGCTAAATTCTTCGCCCACCAAAAAGTTACCTTAGAAATCGAGGGTTATGACAACCCCATTGATTATCTCGTAGCTCAACAATACCTAGCACAAGTTAACTATCGCTCTTTATTTTACGAAACCGGCATTGAACTCACACCTCAAGACCTCAAGCGCATTCATACAGACTTAGATATTCCCCCCTATATCCTCAATCGGTTAGCCGCAGACGAACAACGCAACCTCCGCATCATCCTAGAACTAGAAGCCCTCGCCCCACATCATCAACGCATTATTGTTTTTAATACCTCCGTGGAACACGCCAAACTCATCGCTTCCATCTTGCGTTTACGCGGCTTCCATGCTGATGCTGTCACAGGGGAAACCCCCAAATCCGAACGAGAACGGCTGATTCACAGCTTTAAAGACCAACAAACCCAAACCAAGATTTTATGTAACTACGGCGTATTAACCACTGGTTTCGACGCACCTAAAACCAGTGCTGCTGTTATCGCCCGTCCTACCAAATCCCTTGTTCTCTACAGCCAAATGGTAGGACGCGCCATCAGAGGAATCAAAGCTGGGGGTAATGCTACGGCCGAAATTGTCACCGTTGTCGATAGCCAACTTCCTGGTTTTGGTTCAGTTGCATCAGCCTTCCACAATTGGGAAGACGTTTGGAGGAAAACCCATGAATAACGCCCATGATATTGTTCCCACTCACTTAGCCGTCCAAGCCATGCGCGACAACGGTTATAAAAACGCCGCCTACGCCTTAGCCGAATTAATGGATAATGCCATTCAAGCTGGTGCATCGCAAGTAGAACTGCTGTGTGGCGAACGGAAACAATCGGTGGAAGGGAAAAGGCGATCGCGCATTGAACAAATCGCCGTGTTAGATAATGGTTGTGGGATGGATGCGAATGTTTTACGTCTCGCCCTGCAATTTGGTAATGGTACATATTTAGATCAAGATAAACATACCGGAATTGGACGTTTTGGGATGGGTTTACCGTCTTCCTCCATTTCCCAATGTCAAAGAGTTGATGTCTGGTCATGGCAAAATGGCATTGAAAATGCACTGCATAGTTACCTCGACTTAGATGAAATTAAAAATCAACGGTTGACGGAAGTACCAGAACCCACAATGCAACCAATTCCGATGATTTGGCGAAACATCGGTCAAAAATTTGGCGATAGTGGCACATTAGTAGTATGGTCAAAAATCGACCGTTGTATGTGGCAAACTGGCAAAGGAATTATTGATAATTCAGAATTTGTGATTGGTAGAATGTATCGCCAATTTATCAATAGCGGTGCAGTCAAAATTCGTATGGTGGCGTTTGATTTAGATGCTATATATAGCCTAATTGTAGAAAAATACGCTCTACCCAATGACCCAGGTTATCTAATAGAAAAAACCTCTTGTCCTGCACCATTTGATAATCAGGCAATGTTCCAACCTTGGCAGGGTGATACATCTTATGAAGCTACTTTTACTATTAACTTTAATGAACAAGAACATGAAGTTAAAGTGCGCTTTTCTTATGCTAAAGAAGAAGCGCGTTTAATAGAAGGAGTGAATAATGCAGGAAGTACACCTCATGGACAGCACGCTAAGAAAAATATAGGAGTTTCTATTGTTCGTGCAGGTAGAGAACTAGAACTAGATACGGGAGTAGTCAATGGTTATGATCCGACAGAACGCTGGTGGGGTGTAGAAGTAGAATTTCCTCCTTCCCTTGATGATATTTTTGGAGTCACTAATAATAAACAATCTGCTCGTAATTTAAGTGAACTTTTACGAATAGATAGTCAATCTTTATCAGAAGACGGTAAGACATTCACACAGTTAAAGGACGAACTAAAAGAAGATGAAGACCCGAAAAGACCTCTCTTAGATATTGTTGATAAAATAAACAACCAGTTGAGTATTATCCGTGGTTTAATCAAAGCACAAACTAAAGGCACTCGTAGCACCACTGAAAAACGCCATGACCCTTATAAACCAGAAAAAGTAGCAACTACCGTAACTCAAGAACGTCAATCACAGGGTTACAAAGGTAAAAGTGATGCAGAGGAAAAATTATCCAAAGAAGAACGCAAACAAGTTATAAAAGAAACTCTCAAAGAAGAAGGAGTTACAGAAACTAAAGCCGAATT encodes:
- a CDS encoding phosphoadenosine phosphosulfate reductase family protein, which gives rise to MAEKKVRHILGLSGGKDSTALAVLLHKEIPEMEYFFCDTHKELPETYDYLDRIKARLGIKIHYLSDKRGFDHWLAIHDGLLPSPQMRWCTVKMKIKPLEDFVGDDEAISYVGIRADENRDGYISTKPNIKPVFPFKEKGLVRADIIRLLEESGIGLPDYYRWRSRSGCFFCFFQRKYEWVMLAQEHPDLFQKAVEYESNHADGRTYTWTDGESLLQLLARKDEIIAQHEKLMAKEKKAAPNRPLFEALEDILDQEDDELPCLACHL
- a CDS encoding DNA sulfur modification protein DndB gives rise to the protein MSLKIRRESALNLTIEGSIGSFRVGTGREGQNSIEVTYFLTHVGLDFSSSANEALLSHLAPVREIFDINQLDFDEIMQRDIDDARVSSELIPYLLDEKSVDLVKLFPPIVVVVLPIQEGENRPAKLYPKVTTDEKPETEEAGQFILRSGSIGQEVFQFEQPISEGQKLKHDLVRFKLNTHKTRLVIVDGQHRAMALLALYRNLKDQWSDEKRAPFKEYYSEWTPKYIQKFNLKEINLPIILCTFPSLDEQYSGKFDLRKAARTVFLTLNREARKVSRTRNILLDDNDIIACFLRSYLSTVKQKDQRSSSSLRISNIELDQSDKDKLKIESPIAITGVSHLYYIIEHLLLNNGGEVKGAKPRSGNFAKRKDLNLCMQKYRLNGANLLGSEIANSTKRDNFTISVAEKLREQFDEKYGNFILSIFEGFLLYENHNKAVLDLEQKIESYQDRQLKPILFEGQGISRVFDAHRENLKNKIQEGELSNIPEIQAITQRLDATAKRLNDAIEDFRYERANLCIKSISDKSAIRDSEGKISYGVIQWFNELYDNVLTTVAFQSGLICGFWGEIEKITIKLGEEYIDIKQCLGEYIQQLNNFFIPNSSSQLKKLVSLFKGEIIGNISDWKITQTNHTFRNVVYRGEMQPDQWTKYKYLILEIWHPTNEFLANTLNEEIEKCREQIFPALYNLYTTDYCKENSKLEGNLSENEKNIIFDKAFTEYNIFLKNVNGKSLDQQKMKIACSVIPASEIDESDME
- a CDS encoding DEAD/DEAH box helicase — translated: MNFNDLLSKADEEILQQLLGSATFHLLKLLEPNLVHPSKLREILLTLHTPEELLLSKEKRDLIFDLITPEQAKIIAVVLEAPENKDPYQALKKLKISGNLESKKYLFNFFEIPLKPRNESTIETPTIIENTPKYPLFAHQRKAAKKVKNYLSQEPRRVLLHLPTGAGKTRTAMNIIADHLRNNEPTLVIWLAYSEELCEQAVTEFQKAWDSLGNRTLSTYRFWGNHEIDLAQAQDGLVVAGLAKVYNAAKKSIRFINQLGVRSSLVIIDEAHQAVAETYKLVLDSLVVPYEKTALLGLTATPGRTWADINTDAQLAKFFAHQKVTLEIEGYDNPIDYLVAQQYLAQVNYRSLFYETGIELTPQDLKRIHTDLDIPPYILNRLAADEQRNLRIILELEALAPHHQRIIVFNTSVEHAKLIASILRLRGFHADAVTGETPKSERERLIHSFKDQQTQTKILCNYGVLTTGFDAPKTSAAVIARPTKSLVLYSQMVGRAIRGIKAGGNATAEIVTVVDSQLPGFGSVASAFHNWEDVWRKTHE
- a CDS encoding ATP-binding protein, which encodes MNNAHDIVPTHLAVQAMRDNGYKNAAYALAELMDNAIQAGASQVELLCGERKQSVEGKRRSRIEQIAVLDNGCGMDANVLRLALQFGNGTYLDQDKHTGIGRFGMGLPSSSISQCQRVDVWSWQNGIENALHSYLDLDEIKNQRLTEVPEPTMQPIPMIWRNIGQKFGDSGTLVVWSKIDRCMWQTGKGIIDNSEFVIGRMYRQFINSGAVKIRMVAFDLDAIYSLIVEKYALPNDPGYLIEKTSCPAPFDNQAMFQPWQGDTSYEATFTINFNEQEHEVKVRFSYAKEEARLIEGVNNAGSTPHGQHAKKNIGVSIVRAGRELELDTGVVNGYDPTERWWGVEVEFPPSLDDIFGVTNNKQSARNLSELLRIDSQSLSEDGKTFTQLKDELKEDEDPKRPLLDIVDKINNQLSIIRGLIKAQTKGTRSTTEKRHDPYKPEKVATTVTQERQSQGYKGKSDAEEKLSKEERKQVIKETLKEEGVTETKAELLAATTVDDGLKYTFVEAPLDTPAFFSVKPRGGAIIVTLNTSHPAYQNLVEILEEDVDKADIDTLRSRLINSLDGLKLLLMAWARYEDEQPDGKFKENAQDTRIDWGRVARRFLENE